In Caldicellulosiruptor obsidiansis OB47, a single window of DNA contains:
- a CDS encoding ATP-binding protein: protein MFVGRRYELETLNRLYNEDKFHFVVVYGRRRVGKTTLLTEFCKNKPSIFFVAEEYNNKINLESFSDKVLSYFSLGGLLSKFESWEKAFIFLAQQAKDKRLIVVIDEFPYIVNSNKSIPSLLQNLIDHHLKNTKLFLIICGSLVSFIEKEVLSYKSPLYGRRTTQLIVEPFDFFESREFFPNYSFEDQVTAYGVLGGIPQYLSIFDSTKDIYENIKTKILDKSSYLYEEPKLLLRQEVREPALYNSIIEAIATGSSKLNEIAAKVGVDTDKCAKYISVLIDLKILEKVTPLKLEAKSRKSIYRIKDNFFRFWYRFVFTNKTLIEQGLIDEVVENKIRPFMSDFIGEVYEQVCMDYLKILNREKKLPFIFENIGKWWGNNPYKKREEEIDIVAFNQDNILFGECKWRNQKVDMSVLNNLIEKSMIFNHHKKFYVLFSKSGFTDEVISFAKQNPHVFLVSEFDI from the coding sequence ATGTTTGTTGGAAGAAGGTATGAACTTGAAACATTAAACAGACTTTATAATGAAGACAAATTCCACTTTGTTGTTGTGTATGGAAGAAGACGTGTTGGAAAAACTACTCTGCTTACTGAGTTTTGCAAAAACAAACCCTCAATATTCTTTGTTGCTGAGGAATACAATAATAAAATTAACCTTGAATCTTTTTCAGATAAGGTACTCTCTTATTTTAGCCTTGGGGGATTGTTAAGCAAATTTGAATCATGGGAGAAGGCATTCATATTTTTGGCACAGCAAGCAAAGGATAAAAGGTTAATTGTCGTAATTGACGAATTTCCTTATATAGTAAATTCGAACAAAAGTATACCATCGCTTCTGCAAAATTTGATTGACCATCATTTAAAGAACACCAAACTTTTTTTGATTATCTGTGGATCTTTGGTAAGTTTCATCGAAAAGGAAGTTTTAAGTTATAAAAGCCCTTTATATGGTCGTAGAACTACTCAGTTAATAGTGGAACCATTTGATTTTTTTGAAAGTAGAGAGTTTTTTCCCAATTATAGTTTTGAAGATCAGGTTACTGCTTATGGAGTTTTGGGAGGAATTCCTCAATATTTGAGTATCTTTGACAGCACAAAAGACATATACGAAAACATCAAGACAAAAATATTGGACAAGTCATCATATCTTTATGAAGAACCAAAACTGCTTTTAAGACAAGAAGTAAGGGAACCTGCTTTGTATAATTCGATAATAGAAGCAATAGCAACAGGCAGCAGCAAATTAAACGAGATAGCTGCAAAAGTGGGAGTTGATACTGATAAGTGTGCAAAATATATTTCTGTACTCATAGACCTGAAAATTCTTGAAAAGGTAACACCTTTGAAGCTTGAAGCAAAGAGCAGAAAGAGCATTTACAGAATCAAAGATAATTTCTTTAGATTCTGGTATCGATTTGTTTTTACCAACAAGACTCTAATTGAACAGGGGTTGATTGATGAAGTTGTTGAGAATAAAATCAGACCTTTCATGAGCGATTTTATTGGAGAGGTTTACGAGCAGGTATGTATGGATTACCTCAAGATTTTGAACAGGGAGAAGAAACTGCCTTTTATCTTTGAAAATATAGGTAAATGGTGGGGGAATAATCCTTATAAAAAGCGTGAAGAAGAAATTGATATAGTAGCATTCAATCAAGATAATATACTTTTTGGCGAGTGCAAATGGAGAAACCAGAAGGTTGACATGTCTGTTTTAAATAACCTGATAGAAAAGAGTATGATTTTTAATCACCATAAGAAATTCTATGTATTATTTTCAAAAAGTGGTTTTACGGATGAGGTAATAAGTTTTGCTAAACAAAATCCTCATGTGTTTTTAGTCAGTGAATTTGACATTTAA
- the cas2 gene encoding CRISPR-associated endonuclease Cas2, which produces MYTILVYDVNEKRVAKALKVCRKYLNWVQNSVFEGEISEAKLKKLKFELSQKLNLEEDSVIIYNFQSRLYSQREILGVEKNNLDRFI; this is translated from the coding sequence TTGTACACCATCCTTGTGTACGATGTCAATGAAAAACGCGTTGCAAAAGCATTAAAAGTGTGCCGAAAATACCTCAACTGGGTGCAAAATTCTGTGTTTGAGGGCGAAATCTCAGAGGCAAAGCTGAAAAAGTTAAAGTTTGAACTTTCTCAAAAGCTAAACCTTGAAGAAGATTCTGTTATTATTTACAACTTTCAGAGTCGCCTCTATTCCCAAAGAGAAATACTTGGAGTTGAGAAAAACAACTTAGACAGATTTATTTAA
- the cas1b gene encoding type I-B CRISPR-associated endonuclease Cas1b, translating to MKRSLYIFSDGVLRRKNNTLYFESEGVQKFIPVENTSEIYIFGEVELNKRFLEFLTQSEIILHFFNRYGYYVGSFYPREHLNSGYMILKQAEHYLDTQKRLFLARTFVEGSYKNMRQVLKYYQSRGIDELEQYIQQMENLFGSVFNINDVNSLMAMEGNIRQTYYSAFDLIIGKDDFKFEKRSKRPPKNALNTLISFGNSMMYTVVLSEIYRTHLDPRIGYLHTTNFRRFTLNLDVAEIFKPIIVDRLIFSIISKNMLKPEHFEEDLEGIVIKDDAKKLFIDELEQRLSTTISVKNIGNYVSYRQLIRIELYKIEKHLMGEKEYQPYVTQW from the coding sequence ATGAAAAGATCACTTTATATTTTTTCAGACGGCGTCTTGAGAAGAAAAAATAACACTCTGTATTTTGAAAGCGAAGGTGTACAAAAGTTCATTCCAGTTGAGAATACATCAGAAATTTACATCTTTGGAGAGGTTGAGCTGAACAAAAGATTTTTAGAGTTTTTGACTCAAAGCGAAATAATCCTACACTTTTTCAACAGGTACGGCTACTACGTTGGAAGCTTTTATCCACGTGAGCACCTAAACTCTGGTTATATGATTTTAAAACAGGCTGAGCATTATCTTGATACACAAAAGAGGCTTTTTCTTGCCAGAACATTTGTCGAAGGCAGCTACAAAAATATGAGGCAGGTTTTAAAATACTACCAGAGCCGTGGCATTGATGAGCTTGAGCAATATATCCAGCAGATGGAGAACTTATTTGGCAGCGTTTTTAACATCAATGATGTTAACTCTCTTATGGCAATGGAAGGAAACATTAGGCAAACCTATTACTCAGCCTTTGACCTCATCATAGGAAAAGATGATTTCAAGTTTGAAAAAAGGTCAAAACGTCCACCAAAAAATGCACTCAATACACTCATTAGTTTTGGCAATTCAATGATGTACACAGTTGTTCTTTCCGAAATCTACAGGACCCACCTTGACCCACGGATAGGATATCTTCACACTACAAATTTCAGAAGATTTACACTCAACTTGGACGTTGCTGAAATCTTCAAGCCAATAATTGTCGACAGGCTTATTTTTTCAATAATCTCAAAGAACATGTTAAAGCCAGAACACTTTGAAGAGGATTTAGAGGGAATAGTTATCAAAGACGACGCTAAAAAGCTCTTTATTGATGAACTTGAACAAAGACTTTCAACAACAATCTCTGTTAAGAACATTGGCAATTATGTCTCATACAGGCAGCTTATAAGAATCGAGCTTTACAAGATTGAAAAGCATCTTATGGGCGAAAAGGAATATCAACCATACGTAACCCAATGGTAA
- the csm4 gene encoding type III-A CRISPR-associated RAMP protein Csm4 has product METKKLFKVKIKFKTPVHFGAKEKTYNTTQTMAHSDTIMSGIVNAYSLLFGKQKTDELIKGFLDGKPAFKVSSTMPYIEDKFFVFKPMGLDLHEYVKSDDIKKIKKVRFVDEEDLTNLFKGNFEPAGEFLVKSDEKEKLSSTFLTTKERARVTIDRATSSSNIYYFSHCQFKENAGLWFYLEILDSALENEIKAAIRLLGDEGIGGDRTAGLGLFKPEFLDASSKDTKESEYYMTLSLTNPKDSSEIEKFKFYDITTRSGYIYSKGDFGTKKKAVRMFSEGSIVKGEIFGRVVDVTPNGYDSHPILRYGLAFLIPLPKGVSFIGEQNI; this is encoded by the coding sequence ATGGAGACAAAAAAGCTTTTTAAAGTCAAAATCAAGTTCAAAACACCTGTTCATTTTGGAGCAAAAGAAAAGACTTACAATACAACCCAGACCATGGCACACTCTGACACAATCATGAGTGGGATTGTAAATGCGTATTCGCTACTTTTTGGAAAGCAAAAGACAGATGAGCTAATTAAAGGTTTTTTGGATGGCAAACCTGCTTTTAAAGTATCATCAACAATGCCATATATAGAGGATAAGTTTTTTGTGTTCAAACCTATGGGGTTAGATTTGCATGAATATGTAAAATCTGATGATATTAAGAAGATAAAAAAAGTCAGATTTGTTGATGAAGAGGATTTAACAAACCTTTTTAAAGGGAATTTTGAGCCAGCAGGTGAGTTTTTAGTAAAATCAGATGAAAAGGAAAAACTTTCTTCTACTTTCTTGACAACCAAAGAAAGGGCAAGAGTAACGATAGATAGAGCTACATCTTCTTCAAACATCTACTATTTTTCACATTGCCAGTTTAAAGAAAATGCAGGTCTTTGGTTTTACCTTGAGATATTAGATTCTGCTTTAGAAAATGAGATAAAGGCTGCAATCAGGCTTTTGGGAGATGAAGGCATAGGCGGGGATAGAACAGCCGGCTTAGGGTTATTTAAGCCAGAATTCTTAGATGCATCTTCCAAAGACACGAAAGAGAGTGAATATTACATGACACTTTCACTGACAAATCCAAAAGACAGCAGCGAAATAGAAAAATTTAAGTTCTATGATATCACCACAAGGTCAGGGTATATCTACTCAAAAGGCGATTTTGGTACGAAAAAGAAGGCTGTTAGGATGTTTTCTGAGGGAAGCATTGTAAAAGGTGAAATTTTCGGCAGGGTGGTAGATGTCACACCAAACGGTTATGATTCACATCCTATCCTCAGATATGGTTTGGCGTTTTTGATTCCCCTGCCAAAGGGGGTGAGCTTTATTGGGGAGCAGAATATATGA
- the cas4 gene encoding CRISPR-associated protein Cas4 — MHTEKLFEVKGSIVQAYIVCKRQAWLLSRNIGPSSDNPFLEIGKLISQEYYKNDRKEVYFDGVVLDLIRKEDEVLLVGEIKKSSRAKNAAILQLKFYLYKLFKNNIKARGKLLIPEEKKTFDVELTTDDIEEIETLTQEIDSFLYSQLPPQPQKIKACSKCSYKEFCWA, encoded by the coding sequence ATGCATACGGAAAAGCTTTTTGAGGTTAAAGGTTCGATTGTACAAGCGTACATTGTTTGCAAAAGACAAGCATGGCTTTTGTCACGAAACATTGGACCATCGTCAGACAACCCATTTTTGGAGATAGGCAAGTTAATATCGCAAGAGTATTACAAAAACGACAGAAAAGAAGTATACTTTGACGGGGTAGTTTTAGACCTTATAAGGAAAGAAGATGAAGTGTTATTGGTTGGGGAAATCAAAAAATCGTCACGTGCAAAGAATGCTGCAATTTTGCAACTAAAATTCTACCTGTATAAGCTCTTTAAAAACAATATTAAAGCGCGCGGCAAACTTCTTATTCCTGAAGAGAAAAAGACTTTTGATGTTGAACTCACCACTGATGATATAGAAGAAATAGAAACTCTTACACAAGAGATTGATTCATTTTTGTACTCTCAATTACCACCCCAGCCGCAAAAAATCAAAGCATGTTCAAAATGTTCGTATAAGGAGTTTTGCTGGGCATGA
- the csm2 gene encoding type III-A CRISPR-associated protein Csm2 has product MPGVDIRALKNDILSKIETAIDPGKDKDGKAFSEVAEKTGQLLKESNVTVTQLRKVFTEVKRLSPENENYKYKLKLLKAKMAYTSGRFPKLKDFQEIVNKALPVAEQNEKTLQRFKDFFEAVVAYHKFFGGRE; this is encoded by the coding sequence ATGCCAGGCGTTGATATCAGAGCTTTAAAAAATGATATATTGAGCAAAATTGAGACTGCTATTGATCCTGGTAAGGACAAGGATGGCAAAGCATTTTCTGAGGTTGCAGAGAAAACAGGTCAGCTTTTGAAAGAGTCCAATGTAACGGTTACACAGCTGAGAAAAGTCTTCACAGAGGTCAAAAGACTTTCTCCAGAGAATGAAAACTATAAGTACAAGCTAAAGCTTTTGAAAGCAAAAATGGCGTATACATCAGGAAGATTTCCGAAACTAAAAGATTTCCAAGAGATAGTCAATAAAGCATTGCCAGTTGCAGAGCAAAATGAAAAAACATTACAGAGATTTAAAGACTTTTTTGAGGCAGTTGTTGCATACCACAAATTCTTTGGTGGAAGAGAATAA
- the csm3 gene encoding type III-A CRISPR-associated RAMP protein Csm3: MDVILKGKYVVTCKIKAVTGLHIGEGNNSLEIGGIDNSVIKDAEGKPYIPGSSLKGKMRALMEFAEKKVKEDLLVVTKKEKDGSSGICIHMCGDKDCVVCGLFGRNHGEHELKNGKKVDFTDAVIPTRLIVRDAKLIKTSITDEMKENLELEWTEVKFENNIDRITSKANPRQSERVPAGAEFEAEFVVNRFEVDGKDDGDLYIKKLIQAMRLLEDDYLGGQGTRGNGKVQFVGIKIEYKDKECYLTEGQPKVIAEARDLKNLQF; the protein is encoded by the coding sequence ATGGATGTTATTTTAAAGGGCAAGTATGTTGTTACATGTAAAATAAAGGCAGTAACAGGTCTTCACATAGGAGAAGGGAATAACAGCTTAGAGATAGGTGGTATTGATAATTCTGTTATAAAAGATGCTGAAGGCAAGCCATACATACCAGGTTCTTCGCTGAAAGGTAAAATGCGTGCGTTGATGGAATTTGCAGAGAAAAAAGTCAAAGAGGATTTGCTGGTGGTAACCAAAAAAGAAAAAGACGGATCATCTGGGATTTGCATTCATATGTGTGGCGACAAAGACTGTGTTGTATGTGGACTTTTTGGCAGAAACCACGGCGAGCATGAGCTTAAAAACGGCAAAAAAGTAGATTTTACAGATGCTGTTATTCCAACAAGATTAATTGTTCGTGATGCAAAGCTAATAAAAACTTCTATCACAGACGAGATGAAAGAGAATCTGGAACTTGAGTGGACAGAAGTCAAATTTGAAAACAACATAGATAGAATAACATCAAAAGCAAATCCAAGACAGAGCGAAAGAGTACCTGCAGGTGCAGAGTTTGAGGCTGAGTTTGTTGTGAACAGGTTTGAGGTTGATGGCAAGGATGATGGTGACCTTTACATTAAAAAGTTAATACAGGCAATGAGGCTGCTTGAAGATGATTATCTTGGCGGGCAGGGTACAAGAGGAAATGGCAAGGTTCAGTTTGTTGGTATAAAGATTGAGTATAAAGACAAGGAATGCTACCTGACTGAAGGCCAGCCAAAAGTGATTGCTGAAGCAAGAGACCTCAAAAATCTTCAATTTTGA
- the cas10 gene encoding type III-A CRISPR-associated protein Cas10/Csm1, translating to MVFYNTNLSEEEKRFNLRLFLGALLHDVGKFYMRTNNKDAKKTIEEGYKTFYKEEGAFAPRHQEWGAFFAENTIPKKLQVTSLILNHHKPSEYEELLISIADRISAATDREDYSESEENSQKVKQMISIFSNIILDRQDDEKPEQNVSYKFLSKKYDVKFPQALPKNDFSEDYQNLWEEFVSKMNQLRKHFEDHSIDEENYITAVYNLMQQYTYNIPSAFYHSKPDISLWAHSKSTAAIAFCLDRELKYRFKDDIVKMKKELEGILTKLKNKSSIQKGDGELFCLVKGDVSGIQDFVFDTRMDGALKALKGKSFYIAFLLDTIARFILKEENMPICNLIYNGGGHFYLLMPKSFEERLHQYQSMIDNVMFKAHKGALNVLLESCSIDLASFMGNIGEKFDEVARKIQIRKSKKFSDIIKNEQMRFFEPFDDFENKCPHCGNIANTNDLGEVVCSFCDSFVDLGERLIKSLFIIDSWHKPVVSEKLDNIYKILTAFGRKIEFSSNYESISNTIIIDMVKVQEELKNGNSLLKREAFDPEYYEALNISTYAPIDKSGNIKLLDDIVKESKGLSTWGIVRGDVDNLGRIFKDGLKEKNSLSRVMTLSQEFSLFFGYFFNKLTKEQSTNSIVIYAGGDDFCVLGPWTDMPYLAGAVYKKFREYVCQNKDITLSMGFEIAPDKKYPIYRVATVCGDHLDEAKKFERDNGKKKDCFAFSGHFVGWEEFDDLKNIKEKIVSLVSEKNVSKALINAIYTVDKLGKMAKENGEIFKSWRFVYYIAKLKDRYRKLKDELDEILKAIIEEQTNSLYKHAYLAARWAELEMRH from the coding sequence ATGGTCTTTTATAACACCAACTTATCTGAGGAGGAAAAGCGTTTTAATTTACGTCTTTTTTTGGGTGCGCTTTTGCACGATGTTGGAAAGTTTTATATGAGAACAAATAACAAAGATGCAAAAAAAACAATAGAAGAAGGATATAAGACATTTTACAAAGAAGAAGGTGCTTTTGCACCACGCCACCAAGAATGGGGTGCATTCTTTGCAGAAAATACAATTCCAAAGAAATTACAGGTAACATCACTAATTTTAAACCATCACAAACCTTCGGAGTATGAAGAACTTTTGATTTCCATTGCTGACAGAATTTCTGCTGCAACTGACAGAGAAGACTACAGTGAATCAGAGGAAAATAGCCAGAAAGTAAAGCAAATGATTTCAATCTTTTCAAACATCATACTTGATAGGCAAGATGATGAAAAACCAGAACAAAATGTGAGTTATAAATTTTTGTCGAAGAAATACGATGTAAAATTTCCTCAAGCTTTACCAAAAAATGACTTCTCAGAGGATTATCAAAACTTATGGGAAGAATTTGTCTCTAAGATGAATCAATTGCGCAAGCATTTTGAGGATCATTCAATTGACGAGGAGAACTACATAACAGCAGTTTACAATCTTATGCAGCAGTATACATACAACATCCCATCAGCCTTTTATCATAGCAAACCAGATATTTCACTTTGGGCACACAGCAAATCGACAGCAGCAATTGCATTCTGCCTTGATAGAGAGTTAAAATACAGATTCAAAGATGATATAGTAAAGATGAAAAAAGAGCTTGAAGGAATTTTGACAAAACTGAAGAACAAAAGCTCAATTCAAAAAGGAGATGGGGAGCTGTTTTGTCTTGTAAAAGGCGATGTTTCAGGCATTCAAGATTTTGTATTTGATACCAGAATGGACGGTGCACTAAAAGCTCTCAAAGGAAAGTCATTTTACATAGCATTTCTGCTGGACACAATAGCAAGGTTTATACTAAAAGAAGAAAATATGCCCATTTGTAATCTTATATACAACGGTGGAGGACATTTTTACCTTTTGATGCCCAAGTCATTTGAAGAGAGGCTACATCAATACCAGAGCATGATTGACAATGTTATGTTCAAAGCCCACAAAGGGGCACTTAATGTGCTTCTTGAAAGTTGCAGCATTGACCTTGCATCATTTATGGGCAATATTGGTGAAAAGTTTGATGAGGTTGCAAGAAAAATTCAAATCAGAAAGAGTAAAAAGTTCAGTGATATCATCAAAAATGAGCAGATGAGATTTTTTGAGCCATTTGATGATTTTGAAAACAAATGTCCGCATTGTGGCAATATAGCAAACACAAATGATTTAGGTGAAGTTGTATGTTCTTTCTGTGATAGCTTTGTTGACCTTGGGGAAAGACTCATAAAGAGTTTGTTTATAATTGACAGCTGGCATAAACCAGTAGTTTCGGAAAAGCTGGATAATATATATAAAATTTTGACTGCCTTTGGGAGAAAGATAGAATTTTCATCCAACTATGAAAGCATTTCAAACACCATAATAATAGATATGGTAAAGGTTCAAGAAGAGTTAAAGAATGGGAATTCGTTGCTCAAAAGAGAGGCATTTGATCCAGAATATTATGAAGCACTTAACATATCAACATATGCACCAATTGACAAAAGTGGCAATATAAAACTTTTAGATGATATTGTAAAAGAATCAAAAGGGCTTTCAACATGGGGAATAGTGCGAGGTGATGTTGATAATCTAGGAAGAATTTTTAAGGATGGTTTAAAAGAGAAAAATTCACTTTCAAGAGTAATGACATTGTCTCAGGAGTTTTCGTTGTTTTTTGGCTATTTCTTTAATAAACTCACGAAAGAACAGAGCACCAATTCAATTGTGATTTACGCAGGCGGGGATGATTTTTGCGTACTTGGACCGTGGACAGACATGCCTTATTTGGCTGGCGCAGTTTATAAAAAATTTAGGGAATATGTTTGCCAGAATAAAGACATAACACTCTCTATGGGTTTTGAGATAGCACCTGATAAAAAGTATCCAATTTACAGAGTTGCAACGGTTTGCGGCGATCATCTTGATGAGGCAAAGAAGTTTGAACGTGATAATGGGAAGAAGAAGGATTGCTTTGCTTTTTCAGGACATTTTGTTGGCTGGGAAGAGTTTGATGATCTTAAGAATATAAAAGAAAAGATAGTGAGCCTTGTAAGTGAAAAAAATGTATCAAAAGCTCTAATAAATGCAATATACACAGTTGACAAGCTTGGAAAAATGGCAAAAGAAAATGGCGAAATATTTAAATCATGGAGATTTGTATATTATATAGCAAAGCTAAAAGATAGATACAGAAAATTAAAAGATGAACTTGATGAAATTTTAAAAGCTATAATCGAGGAACAAACAAATTCACTCTACAAGCATGCTTATTTAGCAGCCCGATGGGCTGAGCTTGAGATGAGACATTAA
- a CDS encoding TIGR02556 family CRISPR-associated protein: MIEAVAELGRFVLEGKSKSVSQEDSPSDVLSNNLSSFLSRVESEKILFILLNQNQGKFEYCGLELQAPVESKAKFYLFSQGAKGGGTNFSPTCTVVKPKATKNMSEVEIKNNIKSQVEKTFQLKVENWFLNKAQPLAKKFLKLKILSQSDADFIEKITQAIKEHRKRIIDDISQKIFDTELKKGNSILLSLLIDKKYIGEYEIFKLFLLELIKEKNQRSSSQDKTCSLCKQKREKVSGMVNVFKFYTIDKPGFIKGGFSSENAWKNFPVCSSCQTHLSEGRKYLEENLRFEFYGFKYLLIPKLTLGTDSEYTEVLDILEKTQKDIRLGEKKLERITNDENEILEIVSEFNDFVSITFLFLTTQMGAERIVLLIEDVFPSHLKNIFDAKRHTEKKFRKLFDNPDIQFTFHQIKYFFSKSNRLRKKSDLDSYFLEITESIFKKKPIAFDFLLSHFCRRLQDDIVNSDLSGFYVSCSYAMEVLEFLGKLNILKLKGDEMNMSFETPFDEILNEFPVASANPAVKGIILVGALCDMLLRIQAAGLKKAPGRMPPFAKNLKGLRLKQADIISLLPKIENKLMEYSAFGKAKKLVAATASELLLKAPADWKLSSDEVSFYFACGMNLGQKIRDLAKKLTNDTEETEDEE, from the coding sequence ATGATTGAAGCTGTTGCTGAACTGGGTAGATTTGTACTGGAGGGAAAATCAAAGTCAGTCTCACAAGAGGATAGCCCCTCTGATGTTCTATCAAATAATCTTTCTTCTTTTTTATCGCGAGTTGAAAGCGAAAAAATCCTTTTTATCCTTTTAAATCAAAACCAAGGAAAGTTTGAATACTGCGGACTTGAACTTCAAGCACCTGTTGAATCAAAAGCAAAATTTTATCTTTTCAGCCAAGGTGCAAAAGGCGGTGGAACAAACTTTTCACCTACATGTACTGTTGTAAAGCCAAAAGCTACAAAAAATATGTCAGAAGTCGAAATAAAAAATAACATAAAATCCCAAGTTGAAAAGACGTTTCAGCTAAAGGTTGAAAACTGGTTTTTGAACAAAGCGCAGCCTCTTGCTAAGAAATTTTTGAAATTGAAAATTTTAAGTCAATCTGATGCAGATTTTATTGAAAAGATAACACAAGCCATAAAAGAACATAGAAAAAGAATTATAGATGATATTTCCCAAAAAATTTTTGATACTGAGCTTAAAAAAGGAAATAGTATACTTCTCTCTCTTCTCATAGATAAAAAGTACATTGGCGAATATGAAATTTTCAAACTGTTTTTGCTTGAACTTATAAAAGAGAAAAACCAAAGGTCAAGTTCACAGGATAAAACATGTTCTTTATGCAAACAAAAAAGAGAAAAGGTCTCTGGCATGGTCAACGTTTTCAAATTCTATACCATTGATAAGCCGGGGTTTATAAAAGGTGGATTTTCATCTGAGAATGCATGGAAAAACTTCCCGGTATGTTCAAGCTGTCAAACACATCTTAGTGAAGGCAGAAAGTACTTGGAGGAAAACCTTAGATTTGAATTTTATGGCTTTAAGTACCTTCTCATACCAAAGCTCACACTCGGAACTGACTCTGAATATACAGAAGTTCTTGATATCCTTGAAAAAACCCAAAAAGACATCCGACTTGGTGAGAAAAAATTAGAGCGTATCACAAACGATGAGAATGAAATACTTGAAATTGTCAGCGAATTTAATGACTTTGTATCAATTACATTTTTGTTTTTAACAACACAAATGGGTGCTGAGAGAATTGTTCTTCTAATTGAAGATGTTTTCCCATCACACCTAAAGAACATATTTGATGCAAAAAGACATACAGAAAAGAAATTTCGCAAACTCTTTGACAACCCTGATATTCAATTTACATTTCACCAGATTAAATACTTTTTCTCAAAGAGCAACAGGCTTAGGAAAAAGTCAGATCTTGACAGCTATTTTTTAGAGATAACAGAAAGCATTTTTAAGAAAAAACCTATTGCCTTTGACTTTTTACTCTCTCATTTTTGCCGAAGGCTTCAAGATGACATTGTAAATAGCGACTTATCAGGTTTTTATGTTTCTTGTAGCTATGCAATGGAAGTTTTAGAATTTCTGGGTAAACTAAACATTCTAAAGTTAAAAGGAGATGAGATGAATATGTCTTTTGAAACTCCGTTTGACGAGATTTTAAATGAATTTCCTGTTGCATCTGCAAACCCTGCTGTAAAAGGAATTATCCTTGTTGGTGCGCTTTGTGACATGCTTTTGAGAATTCAGGCAGCTGGTCTTAAAAAAGCTCCTGGAAGAATGCCACCATTTGCTAAAAATTTGAAAGGACTTAGGTTAAAACAAGCTGATATAATCTCACTTCTGCCGAAGATTGAAAACAAACTTATGGAATACTCAGCGTTTGGCAAGGCAAAGAAACTTGTTGCTGCTACAGCTTCTGAGCTTTTGCTAAAAGCACCAGCTGACTGGAAATTGTCTTCCGACGAAGTGAGCTTTTACTTTGCCTGTGGTATGAATCTTGGTCAAAAAATCAGGGACCTTGCAAAGAAATTGACAAACGACACAGAAGAGACTGAAGATGAAGAATAA